The Equus quagga isolate Etosha38 chromosome 12, UCLA_HA_Equagga_1.0, whole genome shotgun sequence genome includes a region encoding these proteins:
- the DEFB129 gene encoding beta-defensin 129, whose protein sequence is MKLLFPIFASLVLQYQVNTEYFGLRRCLMGLGRCKDHCATNEREIQQCKNKRCCIGPKLVQVIKSYVKNELSHIFEENSQQLLKTTKSSSVVMQTKHHILSSLSKIKSTGSFAKINTITIPSAIPVNSTTINPKITGKITYTATSTKSDTKESKDSATDSPPTAPPP, encoded by the exons ATGAAGCTCCTTTTTCCTATCTTTGCCAGCCTCGTGCTTCAGTACCAGGTGAACACAG AATACTTTGGCTTGAGAAGATGTTTAATGGGTTTGGGGAGATGCAAAGACCATTGTGCCACTAATGAAAGAGAGATACAGCAATGCAAGAATAAAAGATGTTGTATTGGACCAAAACTGGTTCAAGTGATAAAAAGTTACGTGAAAAATGAACTGTCCCACATATTTGAAGAGAACTCCCAACAACTGCTAAAAACTACCAAGAGTTCTAGTGTTGTGATGCAAACAAAGCATcatattttatcttctctgtCCAAAATCAAAAGCACCGGTTCTTTTGCCAAAATCAACACCATCACCATCCCAAGTGCCATCCCTGTGAACTCCACCACCATCAACCCCAAGATCACAGGAAAGATTACATACACTGCTACTTCTACCAAGAGTGACACCAAAGAAAGCAAAGATTCAGCCACTGACTCCCCACCAACAGCACCACCACCATAG